The bacterium genome window below encodes:
- a CDS encoding glycosyltransferase family 2 protein — protein MIVPTYNERENVPHLVERLERALGRVSHELIFVDDSTDGTDDEIARLAVGHPNIVLVHREIRGGLATAVVEGFRRAESDAVCVLDADLQHPPEVVPSLVEALERTGADLVVASRNVRGGGYEAFSAVRRLASQVATHLARALLRRARLVADPMSGFFVVRREAVRGIALQPVGYKILLEILVRAPLRRVTEVPYTFRARGGGTSKLTLRQQGEYLAHLLRLLAVQPEDLRFLRFCLVGSVGALVNMGVLWGLTTRGIHYFLAGTAGTVIATTSNFLLNDAFTWQDRRSTSAPMRAGRYLRYWVVTGVSSAVQLGLLFALTTAGTPYLISNVIGIGAAAIWNFRMNGAWTWTTPRQPIARVSVD, from the coding sequence GTTGATCTTTGTTGACGACAGCACCGACGGAACCGACGACGAGATAGCCCGCCTGGCGGTAGGGCACCCCAACATCGTGCTCGTGCACCGCGAGATCCGCGGGGGACTGGCAACGGCCGTGGTAGAGGGATTCCGGCGCGCCGAGAGTGACGCGGTCTGCGTTCTCGACGCGGACCTTCAGCATCCGCCGGAGGTCGTTCCGTCGCTCGTTGAGGCTCTGGAGCGTACCGGCGCGGATCTTGTCGTCGCCAGCCGCAACGTCCGAGGCGGCGGTTACGAGGCGTTTTCGGCTGTCCGGCGCCTGGCGTCGCAGGTGGCCACGCACCTCGCCCGCGCGCTGCTTCGACGGGCCCGGCTGGTCGCCGATCCGATGTCGGGGTTTTTCGTGGTGCGCCGAGAAGCAGTACGAGGGATCGCACTCCAGCCGGTCGGCTACAAGATCCTCCTTGAGATCCTCGTCCGTGCCCCCCTGCGGCGTGTCACCGAGGTGCCGTACACGTTTCGCGCCCGGGGCGGGGGAACAAGCAAGTTGACGCTCCGCCAACAAGGCGAGTACCTGGCGCACCTCCTGCGTCTCCTCGCGGTTCAACCCGAGGACTTGCGGTTCTTGCGGTTCTGTCTCGTCGGGTCTGTCGGCGCGCTCGTCAACATGGGAGTTCTCTGGGGTCTTACTACCCGCGGTATTCACTATTTTCTGGCGGGGACGGCCGGGACCGTGATCGCCACGACTTCTAACTTCTTGTTGAACGACGCTTTCACGTGGCAAGACCGCCGGTCGACGTCGGCGCCCATGCGTGCAGGACGATACCTGCGGTACTGGGTGGTGACGGGCGTGTCCTCGGCGGTTCAGCTCGGTCTGCTCTTCGCGCTGACGACGGCGGGCACGCCGTACCTCATCTCGAACGTGATTGGAATCGGTGCGGCGGCAATCTGGAACTTCCGAATGAATGGCGCGTGGACGTGGACCACGCCGCGACAGCCGATCGCGCGCGTCTCCGTCGACTAG
- a CDS encoding LCP family protein, whose amino-acid sequence MKTLAQWSVRLAALLVLLAVLFIPRIPPRPSTQAPASGLQPTAIPRGDARFLVVGLTQDKMRTDTIEVIHWDDTHHKVRILGIPRDINVSLPGISNTKLVHAYATGGIGRARAATVRLLNVPIAHYVVFSLPAMRHIVDLIGGVPINVEKRMVYTDRLQGLYINLYPGYQVLDGAHAEQYLRFRHDKDGDIGRIRRQQLFLRAAVAQTHKPSVVIHMPEIIQTAHADVETDLTSSQVLGWLQRVQPLKPEQISTESIDGRPAVLYDTLARQRLDFWIPDPGDLRAKVRWLLTGVLPDPKP is encoded by the coding sequence GTGAAAACTCTCGCGCAGTGGTCTGTCCGTCTCGCGGCCCTTCTCGTCTTGCTGGCCGTGCTGTTTATCCCCCGGATCCCGCCCCGGCCGTCCACGCAGGCGCCGGCCTCGGGGCTCCAGCCGACGGCCATCCCGCGGGGCGACGCGCGCTTCCTCGTGGTGGGACTGACCCAAGACAAGATGCGCACCGACACAATCGAAGTCATCCATTGGGACGACACTCACCACAAGGTGCGCATCCTCGGCATCCCCCGCGACATCAACGTGTCATTGCCGGGCATCAGCAACACCAAACTGGTGCACGCTTACGCTACGGGCGGCATAGGCCGGGCGCGCGCGGCGACCGTGCGGCTGCTCAACGTCCCGATCGCCCACTACGTCGTCTTCAGCCTGCCGGCGATGCGCCACATCGTCGACCTCATCGGCGGCGTCCCGATCAACGTCGAGAAGCGGATGGTCTATACGGATCGCCTGCAGGGTCTGTACATCAACCTGTATCCCGGCTACCAGGTGCTCGACGGCGCGCACGCGGAGCAGTATCTGCGCTTCCGCCACGACAAAGACGGCGACATCGGCCGCATCCGCCGCCAGCAGCTGTTCCTGCGCGCCGCTGTGGCCCAAACGCACAAGCCGAGCGTCGTGATCCACATGCCGGAGATCATTCAAACCGCGCACGCCGACGTTGAAACCGACCTCACCAGCTCGCAGGTCCTGGGCTGGCTGCAGCGCGTGCAGCCGCTCAAGCCCGAGCAGATCAGCACGGAATCGATCGACGGCCGCCCGGCCGTCCTCTACGACACACTGGCGCGGCAGCGCCTCGACTTTTGGATCCCGGACCCCGGCGATCTCCGGGCGAAAGTGCGGTGGCTCCTGACCGGCGTGCTTCCGGACCCGAAACCGTAG
- a CDS encoding dihydrodipicolinate synthase family protein — MEPPPVSMRGIFPPIPTPFDAAGELDLKALASNFHRWNTFPLAGYAVLGTNGEMPYLSDAEKLAYFEAARALIPAGKLFLAGCGCESTHSTMALVKKAAALGADVALLINPSYYKSKMDAAALTDYYRRVADASPIPVSIYNMPANTMVDLPADLVIALSAHPNIAAVKDSSGNLSKLGEIIRNSRPGFQALAGSAGFLYPAVALGAVGGVLALANIAPQQCCDLLTLAAREKHADAKALQLRLIAPNTAVTARFGVAGLKAAMDMAGLYGGNPRSPLQPLSAGQRDVLRGILTEAEIV, encoded by the coding sequence GTGGAGCCGCCGCCGGTTTCGATGAGAGGTATCTTCCCGCCGATTCCGACGCCGTTCGACGCGGCCGGCGAGCTCGACCTCAAGGCGCTGGCGTCCAACTTCCACCGGTGGAATACGTTCCCGCTCGCCGGGTACGCGGTGTTGGGCACGAACGGTGAGATGCCGTACCTCAGCGACGCGGAGAAGCTCGCGTACTTCGAAGCGGCGCGGGCGCTCATCCCCGCCGGGAAGCTCTTCCTGGCGGGTTGCGGGTGCGAGTCGACGCACAGCACCATGGCCCTGGTCAAGAAGGCAGCGGCGCTTGGGGCCGACGTCGCGCTGCTGATCAACCCGAGCTACTACAAGTCCAAGATGGACGCCGCCGCGCTCACCGACTACTACCGGCGGGTGGCCGACGCGTCGCCGATTCCGGTCAGCATTTACAACATGCCCGCCAACACGATGGTGGATCTGCCGGCCGACCTGGTCATCGCGCTGTCAGCGCATCCCAATATCGCCGCGGTCAAGGACAGCAGCGGGAACCTCTCCAAGCTTGGAGAGATCATCAGGAACAGCCGTCCCGGATTCCAGGCGCTAGCCGGGTCCGCGGGGTTCCTGTATCCGGCCGTCGCGCTCGGCGCCGTCGGAGGCGTTCTCGCGCTGGCCAACATCGCGCCGCAGCAGTGCTGCGACCTCCTGACCCTCGCGGCGCGGGAAAAGCACGCGGACGCCAAGGCGCTTCAACTGCGCCTGATTGCGCCGAACACGGCGGTAACCGCGCGCTTCGGCGTGGCCGGGCTCAAGGCGGCGATGGACATGGCGGGCCTGTACGGGGGCAACCCGCGCAGCCCGCTGCAACCGCTCTCGGCCGGCCAGCGAGATGTCCTCCGCGGGATCCTGACCGAAGCGGAGATCGTCTAG